Proteins from a single region of Anastrepha ludens isolate Willacy chromosome 5, idAnaLude1.1, whole genome shotgun sequence:
- the LOC128865445 gene encoding uncharacterized protein LOC128865445, protein MKPYPHRVTNTPEQKKYNYRLSKCRRVVENAFGHLKARFRRIRKGVDNYIKNVNTVISCACVLHNFLIAEKDLILENWLVEMHRDSRYNIQYGTNAVDRSEGESIRNALKEYFSAEASFSAGDDGGENENEADGAAESEEHEGESDDIGESDGAGEATESGMPTYINRN, encoded by the exons ATGAAGCCATATCCGCATAGGGTGACCAACACAcccgaacaaaaaaaatacaactatAGGTTGTCTAAGTGCCGGCGTGTTGTGGAAAATGCTTTTGGCCATTTAAAAGCCCG ATTTAGGAGAATTAGAAAAGGCGTGGATAACTACATCAAAAATGTAAACACAGTTATTTCATGTGCATgtgttttacataattttttgattgctgagaaggatttaattttggaaaattggcTAGTGGAAATGCATCGCGATTCCAGGTACAATATTCAATACGGCACCAATGCAGTTGACCGATCTGAAGGAGAATCGATAAGAAATGCGTTAAAGGAATATTTCA GTGCGGAAGCTTCGTTCAGTGCTGGAGACGATGGTggcgaaaatgaaaatgaagcaGACGGAGCAGCTGAAAGTGAGGAGCATGAAGGGGAATCCGACGATATTGGCGAAAGTGATGGAGCTGGCGAAGCAACCGAATCAGGCAtgcctacatatataaatagaaattaa
- the LOC128865444 gene encoding uncharacterized protein LOC128865444: MPNKPNKYGLKIYALVDAKSFYVINLEIYPGKQPTGPYALSNKAYDVVDRLVAPISKTNRNVTFDNWFTSYPLMLHLLKEHRLTSTGTVRKNKPEIPSQMLQTRNREIPSTVFGFQKDISLLSHVPKKNKVVLLMSTLHHDDSVVADTNGTQKPEMIIFYNQTKGGVDVVDELCTNYDVSRNTKRWPMVIFYAVLNMAGINSIIVYKSNNSSNLSRRNFLRDLGIGLVSEHLQNRKENQHLPRELRKRILDQVDEPSHSQRPPNKVPKPIRRCQICPTKKDRKTKHTCYKCNRYLCMEHAVFTCQDCAQTEDDYENSE, encoded by the coding sequence ATGCCCAATAAGCCAAACAAATATGGCTTGAAAATATATGCCTTGGTTGATGCAAAGTCGTTTTACGTCATCAATCTTGAAATTTACCCAGGAAAACAACCAACAGGCCCTTACGCTCTCAGTAACAAAGCTTATGATGTTGTGGACAGACTTGTGGCTCCAATTTCCAAAACCAATCGCAATGTCACCTTTGATAACTGGTTTACCAGTTATCCGTTGATGTTACACTTATTGAAAGAACATCGTTTGACAAGCACAGGCACTGTTCGAAAAAATAAGCCCGAGATTCCAAGTCAGATGCTCCAAACGCGTAACCGAGAGATCCCCAGCACAGTGTTTGGATTTCAAAAGGATATATCTTTATTGTCCCAtgtgccaaaaaaaaacaaggttgTTTTGTTGATGTCAACATTACATCACGATGATAGCGTTGTTGCTGATACTAATGGCACACAAAAACcagaaatgattattttttataatcagaCCAAGGGAGGCGTTGATGTTGTAGATGAGCTGTGCACCAACTACGATGTTTCGCGAAATACAAAGCGCTGGCCAATGGTGATTTTCTATGCAGTTTTGAACATGGCTGGTATAAATAGCATAATAGTTTACAAGTCCAATAATAGTAGCAATTTGTCACGCCGAAATTTTCTTAGAGACCTGGGTATTGGATTGGTTTCAGAACATTTACAAAACAGAAAGGAAAATCAGCATTTACCCCGAGAGCTTCGCAAACGAATTCTGGACCAAGTGGATGAACCCTCACACTCACAACGACCTCCAAATAAAGTTCCTAAGCCTATCAGGAGATGTCAAATATGCCCTACTAAAAAAGATCGCAAGACTAAACACACTTGTTATAAATGCAATCGCTATTTATGTATGGAACATGCTGTTTTCACGTGTCAAGATTGCGCTCAAACTGAAGATGATTACGAGAACTCTGAATAA